In the Thermomicrobiales bacterium genome, GCCTCGTCACGATGACGCAGGCGGAGTTCTACGAGACGTACAGTGGCACAGCGATCATTCGCGCCAAGCGAGCGGGGATGGCACGCAACGCAGCCATTGCACTCGGCAATAGCGCTGACCCGCGCGCCGAGCCGATCCTGACGCGCATGCTGCATGAGCACGACGAGCCCATCGCACGCGGCCACGCAGCCTGGGCACTGAATCACCTGACCGAGGGTGGTAGCCGCGAGTTGCTGCGACACGCCGAGCTCCGCGAGACGGACGCGTACGTCATGCAGGAAATCCGGTCGGCACTCGCCGCCTGAGTCGAAAGGGAATGTCGTGCTGCTCCTGGTCGATATCGGGAACACCAATGTCAAGCTCGGCGTCGTTCGCGAACGGGAGCTGGTCGCTCACTGGCGCGTCGCGACAAATCGCACGAGCATGCCGGACGAGTGGTGGGTCGTCGTCACAACGCTCGCAAATGCTGACAACGTCCCGCTCAACGCCATCACCGGCGCAGTCATCAGCAGCAGCGTCCCGACCGTCACGCCGTGGATCTCCACGATGGTCCGTGAGCGGGTCGGCATTGAGCCAATCGTGGTTGGCTCAACAACTGATCTCGGAATCAAAGTCGACGTCGACAATCCTCATGAGGTTGGCCCGGACCGCCTGGTCGATGCCGCCGCCGCCTTCAGCATGTTCGGTGGACCGCTGCTCGTCCTCGACTTCGGCTCGGCGACGACACTGAACGTCGTCACGCGCGATGGTCGGTTCATCGGCGGCGCGATCGCACCAGACCTGCGCGCCGCCCACGACGCCCTCGTTGCCAAGGCTGCGCGTCTGAGCAGCGTCGAGCTGGTCTTTCCGGATCGCGTCGTCGGCCACAACACCATCAGCGCGATGCAGTCCGGCATCATGTACGGCTATGCCGGACTGATCGAAGGACTGATCGCGCGGATCGATGCCGAGATCGGCGAGCCGACGACCGTCATCTCGACCGGCGGATTCGGAGGCGTATTCCTTGAACACTGCCCCCGAATCAGCCAGTACATCCCGGAACTCACCCTCGAAGGTCTAAAGCTCGTCTGGGATCGAGCCAACCGCGCATCAGCCGCGAGCTGATCCAAGGAAGCTCAAGTCGACATCGGCACTGAATGCGCGAGCGGCAGCGTCCATCAGCAACAGCGTGTCGACAGCGTCATTGATATCCAGCGTCTCGACCGGCGAGTGCGAATAGCGGCGGGCGATGTTGATCACACCCGTCGGAATGCCGTCGCGCACGAGCAGGACTGCCGATGCATCCGACGTGCCGCCGTAGAACAGCGACTCCTGCATGCTGATGCCGGCGTCGACAGCGACCTCGCGCAAGAAATCGCGCATCGCAGGATTGATCAGATGCCCGGCCGACCCACCCGAGCTGGCCAGTGCCAGCACCGGACCGTTGCCGATCCGCATCCGCAGATCGCGATGCACATCAACATCCGGCGTGCCGCCAGACGGGACAGTATCAACAACAATCGCGGCGTCGGGGCTGAGTCGATGCGCAGCCATCCGCGCCCCGCGAAGCCCGACCTCCTCCTGCACAGTCACAACACAGTAGAGTGTGCAGCCGAGGTCAACGTCCTTTAACCGCTCGGCGAGCTTGACGAGCACGGCACACGAAACGCGATTGTCGAGCGCCTTGCCGGACACACGCAGTGGGTTCGCCAGTTGCTGCATCGGCTCGTCATATGACACGGCGTCGCCGACACGAATGCCAAGCGCCTCAACTTCCTCAGCGCTGTCGAAGCCCATATCGACGTACAGCTCGCGAAATCCTGGCGCGCGCCCACGCTCCTCCGGCGTCTGGATGTGTCCGGCCTTGACGCCGATAACCCCGCGATAGCCCCGTATGTGAACATGGCGTCCGATTGCTAGCGTTTCGATCAGGCCGCCGACGCGCTCGATCCGGATCATGCCGCCCGGTTCGATGGACTTCACTAGCGCCCCGATTTCGTCCGAGTGCGCCGAGATCATCAGCGTCGGCCCAGAACCCTCGGCGTTGATCCTGGCGAAGAGGTTGCCATATGAATCAACATACACGTCCTGGCTGTGCGGTTCGAAGAGTTCCACCAGCCGAGCAACGACCGCGTGCTCATGGCCTGCCACGCCATCAAGCCCAGCCAACTCGCCCAGCAGATCGCTGAGCGCTCCCTGCAACGATTCGCGTTCGATTTCTGCCATCTCCTGCTCATCCTCCGATCCACCGAATACCGGCGTCGGTATAATAGCCGTGCGCCCGAGGCATGCGGTTGCTAGCGAACCCCGGAGATACCGGGGCGAGCACAACATATCCAGATGTGAGCTTCACTCACGATCCCGCTGAGCCTGCTCAAGGCGGGCTCCAGCGCAGAGATCTCCCCGAGGCTCGCGACAGAGAACGGGAGGCAGGCTGTGAAGACGTACCCCGTCGAACGCATCAGAAACATCGGGATCTTTGGCCACGGCGGTGCCGGCAAGACGTCAATGACAGAAGCGATGCTCTTTGCGAGTAAAGCTATCAATCGACTCGGCCGCATCGAAGACGGCAACACAGTCTCCGACTGGGACCCTGACGAGATCAAGCGCACGATCTCTATCGGTACCAGCGTCGCCCCCGTTGAGTGGAACGACCACAAAATCAATATCCTGGATGCCCCCGGCTACGCGGACTTCATGGGCGAAGTCAAGTCCGCCATCCGCATCGCCGACACGGCGCTGATTCTGCTCGATGCTTCCGCCGGCGTAGAAGTCGGCACTGAATACGCCTGGCGCTTTGCGAGCGAGCGCGCCTTGCCGACGATCCTTGTCATCAACAAGATGGATCGCGAAAACGCTGACTACGCCACGGCGCTGCAATCGGCGCAATCGATACTCGGCCCGGCCGTCGTGCCCCTCACCATTCCGATTGGCAGCGAGTCGTCGTTCAGCGGTGTTGTCGATCTCCTCCGGATGCAGGCCATCTACTTCGGCGACGGCACCTCGGGCGAAACGACGATCGGCGATGTCCCTGCGGACATGCTGGACGCTGTCGAAACCTTCAGGCTGGAGCTGGTCGAGAAGATCGCCGAGAACGATGAAGATCTGATGCTGCGATACCTCGAAGACGAAGACTTGTCAGCGGACGAGCTGGCGGTCGGGTTACGGGCGTCTGTGGCGCGTTGTGAGATCGTCCCGGTACTGGCATCTGCCGCAACGACCAACAGGGGTGTCTCGGCCGTACTCGATGCGCTGGTCGATTTCGCGGCCGCACCATCGGCCGAGACCGCGCACATCGCCGATGGCACCGCCATCACGCTGACCCCATCTGCGGACGAACCGGCCGCCGCCCTGGTCTGGAAGACGATGGCCGACCCGTTCGTCGGACGTCTCACCTACTTCCGCGTCTACTCCGGTTCGCTCAAGTCAGATTCGCACCTGTGGAACACAACCCGCGACCGCGACGAGCGCGTCGGCCAGCTCTATCTCGTGCGCGGCAAGGAGCAGGTGCCCGTCGAAGAGATCACCTGCGGCGACATCGGCGCAGTCGCCAAGCTGGCCGAAACCAGCACTGGTGATACGCTGTGTGCTGCCTCGCGCAAAGTGACGATCGACGGCATCAAGTACCCGGATGCGCTGTTCACCGCCGCCGTGACGCCGCGATCAAAGTCTGACCTTGACAAGATGGGTTCGTCGCTCCAGCGACTCGGTGAAGAGGACCCGACTATCCATCTCGGACGCGACCCACAGACGGGCGAGACGCTCGTCAGCGGGCTCGGCGAGAGCCACGTCCAGATCGTCCTGGAGCGCATGTCGCGCAAGTTCGGCGTGAACGTCGATATCGGCCTGCCAACCGTGCCATACCGCGAAACGATTCAGCGCGCGGTGTCGCATGTCGAATACAAGCACAAGAAGCAGACGGGCGGGCACGGGCAGTATGGCCACGTCTTCATCGACGTGAGCCCCTCCGAGGGCGACTTCGAGTTCGCCGAGTCGATCTTTGGCGGCTCGGTTCCGCGGCAATACATCCCGGCCGTAGAGAAGGGCATTCGCGAAGCGCTGGATGATGGCATCCTGGCCGGATTCCCGGTCGTGAACGTGAAAGTCACGCTGACCGACGGCTCGTACCACGCGGTGGATTCGTCCGAGATGGCCTTCAAGCTCGCGGCATCGCAAGCGTTCAAGAAGGCGACCGAGTCTGCGGACCCGGTTCTGTTGGAGCCGGTCGTCAAGCTGGAGGTGACGATCCCTGAGAGTTACACCGGCGACGTCATGAGCGACCTCACAACCAAGCGCGGACACGTTACCGGTATGACGCCAGGCGACGGCGGGATGACGACAATCGAGGCCGAAGTGCCGGCAGCCGAGGTGCAGCGCTACGCGACCGATCTGCGCTCGATCACCCAGGGACGAGGCACGTTCCACGTCGAGTTTGCTCACTACCAGCAGGTACCGGCTCACCTCACTCCGTCGATCGTTGCCGCGCACAAGGCTCGCCTTGAAGCGCAATCCTGATAGGGTATGAGTCAGGCTGCAGATCGGCTCTGGTCAGGCAGGCCAGGGCCGATCTGTTTGTGAAAGGGACTTCATGACCGCGAATGCACGCGGAACATCACCCCGGCAGGCTTCGTTGTTGTCGGCGAACGTCTCACTCATCTTCGATGGCGGCTCGCTCGGCAATCCCGGCAAGGGCTATGGTTCGTTCATTGCCCGAGGCGCGGTGCAGACTGCTGTACCCGAGCGTCGTGAGTACGCAGGTCGTCGAACGAATAACGAGGCCGAGTACATGACCATGATTGAGGGGCTGCGCTTCATCCTCAACGAAGCTCAGATCACAGGGCAAGCGCCCGGTTCGCTTTCGATCGACGTGCGCAGCGATTCGAAGCTGGTTGTCGAGCAGGTGTCTGGCCGCTGGAAGGTCAAGAACGAGGGTTTGCGCCCCCTCCATGCCGAGGCACGCGAACTCCTTGCTCGCTTTGGGAACTGGCAACTGACCTGGCACCCTCGGTCAGAATCGGTGCGCTACCTGGGACACTGACGAATGTCGACTCCCCCTGCCATCGGCAGCGCGCTTTTACCGGCAACATTCGCGACCAGCGACGGCGCAAGCGTCACGCTGGAAAGCGGACCGCTGATCCTGATGATTGATCGCGGCTATTGGTGCTCGCATTGTCGCGAGCAGCTTGAGCGTCTCAACGCCATTTCAGACGACCTGCGCGTTCTCGGCGTGCGCCTCGTCTCGGTAAGTGCCGACACTGCAGAAGGTTGTGCGCGCGCAGCTGCTGCGACAGTTCCAGAAATCGAGGTCCTCCGGGATCCTGACGCAGCATGGATTATCGCCAACGGGCTGCTGGATGTGGAAGAGCTCTCGCGACCAACGGCAGTGCCAGCGATGTTCGTTGTCGACGGATCCGGACGGGTTCGCTATCGTTACCTCGGTCGTCACGCCGGCGATCGCCCAACGACCAGCCTGCTGCTACTTGCAGCTGAGGCGGTACTCGACGCATGAAGAATGGTCACCATGTCGAAGTCCAGAGAAAACCGCGTTGCAGGATTCGGGCTGTCAGTCACGAGATGCCTGCGCATCATCGCGCTGCCGTCCGTGCTGTTGGCACCGACGTTCGGCTTCCGCAGATCGCGGCCGAAGATCACACGCGATGATGCCTTCGCCGAACTATTCAGCTCGCTCGCATCCGTTTACGAAGCCGCCGCCGCGATGAAGCCGGAGTGGCTCGCAGACTGGGACGCGCGCTCCGATGCAGACCTTCCCATCCGGTACAGCTTCGGCAACCCGGTCGCTGCTGACGGTGGTGCAACAACTCGGTTTGCCGTCAACCTCCTGCAACGCAATCGTTGGAAATCGCGGGTCGATCCGATCTTCGCCGAACATGACGCTGGGGCATTCCAGCGCTTCGAATCGGTCGCCAGCGCCGTGTCACGACAACTCATTGACGCGTCTGAACGCCATCGCAACCTCCTGCTCGAGGACGAGATGGACTGGGTCACGGCGGCTGTCGAGCAGTTCGACGATGCGACGCGGCAACGACGGAAGCGCGCAGCACTTGGACAGGTTGGTCCACACGAAGTAGCCGCTGCAATCTATCAACCGATCTATGTTGCAATTCAGCTTGCAGATCGGCTCGCTGAGCGCCTGTTCCGCGAGTGGGAAGCGCAGCAGTAAACATCGGGCGACGCGATTCATTGTGACGTCTCGCGCGCCGTGCTATGATTTCCGACGCGGGCGGTTAGCTCAGCTGGTTAGAGCGCTACGTTGACATCGTAGAGGTCACTGTTCGAGTCCAGTACCGCCCACCAGTTCCCCAGGACAGGCGATGACCGGGACGAGTACCGAACACTCGACCATCAGAGACGTGGGATCAGAGGCTGAAAGTCCCACCGGGTTACAGTTCGGGAAAACCACCCGCGAGCCGGGCACCGAACGGCACGCCGTAGGCCGCCC is a window encoding:
- a CDS encoding M20/M25/M40 family metallo-hydrolase, which codes for MAEIERESLQGALSDLLGELAGLDGVAGHEHAVVARLVELFEPHSQDVYVDSYGNLFARINAEGSGPTLMISAHSDEIGALVKSIEPGGMIRIERVGGLIETLAIGRHVHIRGYRGVIGVKAGHIQTPEERGRAPGFRELYVDMGFDSAEEVEALGIRVGDAVSYDEPMQQLANPLRVSGKALDNRVSCAVLVKLAERLKDVDLGCTLYCVVTVQEEVGLRGARMAAHRLSPDAAIVVDTVPSGGTPDVDVHRDLRMRIGNGPVLALASSGGSAGHLINPAMRDFLREVAVDAGISMQESLFYGGTSDASAVLLVRDGIPTGVINIARRYSHSPVETLDINDAVDTLLLMDAAARAFSADVDLSFLGSARG
- the fusA gene encoding elongation factor G yields the protein MKTYPVERIRNIGIFGHGGAGKTSMTEAMLFASKAINRLGRIEDGNTVSDWDPDEIKRTISIGTSVAPVEWNDHKINILDAPGYADFMGEVKSAIRIADTALILLDASAGVEVGTEYAWRFASERALPTILVINKMDRENADYATALQSAQSILGPAVVPLTIPIGSESSFSGVVDLLRMQAIYFGDGTSGETTIGDVPADMLDAVETFRLELVEKIAENDEDLMLRYLEDEDLSADELAVGLRASVARCEIVPVLASAATTNRGVSAVLDALVDFAAAPSAETAHIADGTAITLTPSADEPAAALVWKTMADPFVGRLTYFRVYSGSLKSDSHLWNTTRDRDERVGQLYLVRGKEQVPVEEITCGDIGAVAKLAETSTGDTLCAASRKVTIDGIKYPDALFTAAVTPRSKSDLDKMGSSLQRLGEEDPTIHLGRDPQTGETLVSGLGESHVQIVLERMSRKFGVNVDIGLPTVPYRETIQRAVSHVEYKHKKQTGGHGQYGHVFIDVSPSEGDFEFAESIFGGSVPRQYIPAVEKGIREALDDGILAGFPVVNVKVTLTDGSYHAVDSSEMAFKLAASQAFKKATESADPVLLEPVVKLEVTIPESYTGDVMSDLTTKRGHVTGMTPGDGGMTTIEAEVPAAEVQRYATDLRSITQGRGTFHVEFAHYQQVPAHLTPSIVAAHKARLEAQS
- a CDS encoding reverse transcriptase-like protein, producing the protein MTANARGTSPRQASLLSANVSLIFDGGSLGNPGKGYGSFIARGAVQTAVPERREYAGRRTNNEAEYMTMIEGLRFILNEAQITGQAPGSLSIDVRSDSKLVVEQVSGRWKVKNEGLRPLHAEARELLARFGNWQLTWHPRSESVRYLGH
- a CDS encoding HEAT repeat domain-containing protein; protein product: IPVELRARMGNRVFGCDVCQDVCPYTLAAQPVHDPDFAPASVENAFPSLERLVTMTQAEFYETYSGTAIIRAKRAGMARNAAIALGNSADPRAEPILTRMLHEHDEPIARGHAAWALNHLTEGGSRELLRHAELRETDAYVMQEIRSALAA
- a CDS encoding type III pantothenate kinase, with the protein product MLLLVDIGNTNVKLGVVRERELVAHWRVATNRTSMPDEWWVVVTTLANADNVPLNAITGAVISSSVPTVTPWISTMVRERVGIEPIVVGSTTDLGIKVDVDNPHEVGPDRLVDAAAAFSMFGGPLLVLDFGSATTLNVVTRDGRFIGGAIAPDLRAAHDALVAKAARLSSVELVFPDRVVGHNTISAMQSGIMYGYAGLIEGLIARIDAEIGEPTTVISTGGFGGVFLEHCPRISQYIPELTLEGLKLVWDRANRASAAS
- a CDS encoding redoxin domain-containing protein, with the translated sequence MSTPPAIGSALLPATFATSDGASVTLESGPLILMIDRGYWCSHCREQLERLNAISDDLRVLGVRLVSVSADTAEGCARAAAATVPEIEVLRDPDAAWIIANGLLDVEELSRPTAVPAMFVVDGSGRVRYRYLGRHAGDRPTTSLLLLAAEAVLDA